The proteins below are encoded in one region of Xenopus laevis strain J_2021 chromosome 8L, Xenopus_laevis_v10.1, whole genome shotgun sequence:
- the XB17329856.L gene encoding high affinity immunoglobulin gamma Fc receptor I, protein MSIFCHYTPTSPGESSDLQFALYRDETILYQFSSTSEWEFSPAKAEHSGYYSCAVRTWNREQRSDAVYIEIPDLFLEPVIKVKQNPITEGDPLSLTCYTLKHKYGNNADLEFSFYKMTHGAMQSSSISDLNAWLLQLSLSNEYEVPFVQLQHSGNYFCDAETSDNRVYKRSSTVTIQITELFSRPEVKVSPSPLAEGSNMTITCDTALHPSRRSTQLQFAFYVNGSTVQKFSLSKKYQVYSVVPKDLGDYSCAAATPTVSILKISKVMKIQIQDRNYTVQNKVRLAVSAFIFLLASCLLFYGFKRDQQMEPKSRL, encoded by the exons ATGTCCATATTCTGTCATTATACTCCAACCTCACCAGGAGAGAGTTCAGACCTACAATTTGCATTATACAGAGATGAAACAATATTGTACCAATTCAGTTCTACCAGTGAGTGGGAATTTTCCCCGGCTAAAGCTGAGCACTCGGGATATTATTCATGTGCAGTTAGAACCTGGAATCGAGAACAGAGAAGTGATGCTGTCTATATTGAAATACCAG ATCTCTTTTTAGAACctgtaataaaagtcaagcaaaacCCAATAACCGAAGGGGATCCCTTGTCCTTAACATGCTACACACTGAAACACAAGTATGGAAATAATGCTGACTTGGAGTTTTCTTTCTACAAAATGACACATGGAGCCATGCAGAGCAGTTCCATAAGTGACCTAAATGCTTGGCTTCTACAGCTCAGTCTCTCCAATGAATACGAAGTTCCGTTTGTTCAGCTGCAACACTCTGGGAATTATTTCTGTGACGCAGAAACATCAGATAACAGAGTTTATAAAAGGAGTTCTACTGTAACTATCCAGATAACTG AGTTGTTCTCCAGACCAGAAGTAAAAGTGAGTCCAAGTCCCCTGGCAGAAGGCAGTAACATGACCATAACCTGTGATACAGCCCTTCATCCATCCAGAAGAAGCACACAGCTGCAATTTGCCTTTTATGTAAATGGGAGTACTGTGCAGAAATTCAGTTTGTCCAAAAAATACCAAGTTTATTCAGTTGTGCCCAAAGATTTAGGAGATTATTCTTGTGCTGCAGCAACTCCTACTGTTTCTATACTGAAAATCAGCAAAGTGATGAAAATCCAGATCCAAG ACAGAAATTACACAGTGCAGAATAAAGTGAGACTGGCAGTGTCGGCCTTCATATTCCTTCTGGCTTCATGTCTTCTGTTCTATGGCTTCAAGAGGGACCAGCAGATGGAGCCAAAGTCTCGTCTGTAG